CGCTGCCGATTGCGCCCCCGGCAAAAAATTTAAAAGGCAGGGACATGGCATTTAAAAAGCCGCCGTGCCCAAGCACTATTCCTGTCCTTATTATACAACGCCTTACGCCCATCCTTTCAACCAAAGCTGTTGATTCTTCCCAGCGCCGGCATAAGTCCGACAGAAAACCTGTGCCTTTTGGTGAGTTTTCATCAAGGGTTTCATTGCCCGCGGAACCATAAAAACCAACTGCAGAAGCCTGTATCACCACTTTTGGTTTTTTTTCCGCTTTTTTCACGGCAAACGTAACAGCTTCGCCGGCATCCAGCCTGCTTTCAATGATTGATTTTTTATTCGCGCTGTTAAGCGGAAATTTAATTATAGGCGCGCCTGCCAGATTTATAACGGCTTCAGCTCCCTCTATTTCAAAACGCATCTCTTCCCAGGGCACATAGCGTATATGCCGATCCGCGCTTGTTTTATTAAAGGGATCCCTGCTGACACCAATTACTTCATACCCTTTTTTAATAAGGCGGTGGGCTAAACTATTTCCTATAAAACCTGTTCCCCCTGTAATTACTACCTTCTTCATTTTGTAACTCTCCTTGTACTAAATGCCCCCATTTGTACAATAAGGTGATTATAACAAAAATAACAAATTAAGCAATAAGCAGATAGGCAGTTAAGCATAAGCGAAAGATTTAAACATAGAGGATTAAGCTATAGGAAGCTTATGCTTATTTTTCCGCTATAGCTTAATTGCTTAAAACGCTTATGCTTATTTTTTCAGATACCTGTCCATATCCTCCGCGGTTTTTTTGCCTTCGGCTATCGCCCATACAATAAGCGACGGGCCGCGCGATACGTCGCCCGCGGAAAACACTTTATTAACAGATGTCATTGAATTTTCACCCTTTTTCACATTACCCCTGGCGTCAAGTTCCACGCCAAGCCCTTCAAGCAGCCCTTCTTTTACCGGGCCTGTGAAACCCATTGCCAGCAGCACCAGGTCCGCCTGTATTTCAAATTCAGAACCCGCGATTTCATTAAACTTTCCATCACTGAATAAAACCTGAACACACTTTATTGATTTTACCCTGCCGTTTTCTCCGGTAAAACTTTTTGTCAGCACAGACCACTTTCTATCGGAACCTTCTTCGTGGCTGGTGGAAGTTTTAAATATCATCGGGTACTTGGGCCATGGCTGATTTTCAGGCCTTGTTTCCGGAGGTTTTGGCATTATCTCTATCTGTATTACGCACGACGCTCCCTGCCTGTTTGCCGTACCCACACAGTCTGCGCCCGTGTCCCCGCCGCCTATTACCACCACTTTTTTACCTTCCGCAAAAATTATATCTTCTGTTATGGCATCTTTTGCCACCCTCATATTGGACTGTTTTAAATACGCAACCGCCTGATGTATGCCGGCAAGTTCCCTTCCGGGAATTGCAAGGTCGCGTTCTTTTCTGCACCCTGTTGACACGCAGATTGCGTCATAGTTTTTTAAAAGTTCTTCCGCCTTAATATCAACACCCGCGTTAATTCCGTTTTTAAAAACAATCCCTTCTTCCTTAAGAAGGTTAAGCCTGCGGTCTATTATGGTTTTTTCAAGCTTAAAATCCGGAATGCCGTAGCGCATGAAACCGCCCGGCCTGTCTTCTTTTTCATAAACGGTCACGCTGTGCCCCGCCCTGTTTAAGTGATAAGCCGCGGATATTCCCGCCGGCCCGGAGCCTATAACCGCCGCTTTTTTTCCGGTGCGTTTTATATTTTTTCTGGCCTTTATGTAACCATCCTTAAATGCTTTTTCAATTATTGCAAGTTCGTTGTCCCTTATAGTTACCGCGCTGTCATTTACCCCAAGCACGCAGGCAGCTTCGCATAAAGCCGGGCATACCCTTCCCGTCACTTCCGGAAGCACGTTTGTTTCATCCAGAAGAATAAACGCGCCTTTCCAACGGTTTCTGTACGCATGGTCATTCCATTCCGGTACCAGATTGCTAAGCGGGCATGCCCAATGGCAAAACGGCGTGCCGCAATCCATACAGCGGGACGCCTGCTCGCTTACTTGTTCATCCGATTTGGGCACCGCCACTTCGGCGTAATCTTTTACCCTTTCGCATACCGGCCTGTATTTTAACGCTTCCCTTTTTAACTTAAGAAAACCAGAAGGATTTCCCATGGTTATACCTCCGCTTCTTTAGACGCAAGGCTTTGCGCCCTGACGGCCATGACTTTTTTGTACTCTGACGGTATTACCTTTATAAATCTTTTTATATTCTGCTGAAAATCAGAGAGTATTTCTTTTGCCGCTGTACTGCCGGTAAATTTCACATGCGACGACAGCATGTCATAAACCGTATCAATATCCTCTTTATCCATAGCGTCAAATTCCACCATGCTCATATTGCATTTTTGTTCAAAATTAACATCATTATTATACACATACGCGATTCCGCCCGACATACCCGCGGCAAAATTCCTGCCGGTATTGCCGATAATAACAACCCTGCCGCCTGTCATGTATTCGCAGCCGTGGTCTCCCGTGCCTTCAACAACCGCGTAGATGCCGGAGTTTCTTATGCAGAACCGTTCCCCGGCTGTGCCGTTTATATAAGCCTCGCCGGATGTGGCGCCGTAAAATGAAGTGTTTCCCATAATCACGTTTTCTTCGGCGTTAAACAGCGACTTTTTACCCGGATAAACTATTAT
The nucleotide sequence above comes from Candidatus Goldiibacteriota bacterium HGW-Goldbacteria-1. Encoded proteins:
- a CDS encoding TIGR01777 family protein, translated to MKKVVITGGTGFIGNSLAHRLIKKGYEVIGVSRDPFNKTSADRHIRYVPWEEMRFEIEGAEAVINLAGAPIIKFPLNSANKKSIIESRLDAGEAVTFAVKKAEKKPKVVIQASAVGFYGSAGNETLDENSPKGTGFLSDLCRRWEESTALVERMGVRRCIIRTGIVLGHGGFLNAMSLPFKFFAGGAIGSGRQYHSWIHVKDEIHAIIHLIENQNTSGIYNLTAPEPVTNLEFSKLLGKVLGRPSFFRKPEFLVKMIAGELAKEVLLAGQKAYPKRLLEAGFKFGFPGLEFALKEIYKKK
- a CDS encoding glutamate synthase; protein product: MGNPSGFLKLKREALKYRPVCERVKDYAEVAVPKSDEQVSEQASRCMDCGTPFCHWACPLSNLVPEWNDHAYRNRWKGAFILLDETNVLPEVTGRVCPALCEAACVLGVNDSAVTIRDNELAIIEKAFKDGYIKARKNIKRTGKKAAVIGSGPAGISAAYHLNRAGHSVTVYEKEDRPGGFMRYGIPDFKLEKTIIDRRLNLLKEEGIVFKNGINAGVDIKAEELLKNYDAICVSTGCRKERDLAIPGRELAGIHQAVAYLKQSNMRVAKDAITEDIIFAEGKKVVVIGGGDTGADCVGTANRQGASCVIQIEIMPKPPETRPENQPWPKYPMIFKTSTSHEEGSDRKWSVLTKSFTGENGRVKSIKCVQVLFSDGKFNEIAGSEFEIQADLVLLAMGFTGPVKEGLLEGLGVELDARGNVKKGENSMTSVNKVFSAGDVSRGPSLIVWAIAEGKKTAEDMDRYLKK